The following is a genomic window from Sutcliffiella horikoshii.
AGAAAAAAGATGCTTAATCAGCACCTTTTTCCTCATCATTTAATAGCGGGGTACTATCTCCCAAATTGTATAAGCTTCCGTCCTGATGGCCCGAATCATGATAGAACTCCTGCTCAAGCTTGAGATTTGTAGCCGTTGCTTCCTCTTGTGCTCTCAGCTTTTCTTTTGAAACCTTCTTCATCCCTTCACCTCTCCAATTATTGTGCAGTGTACCCACCGTCCATGACAACTGCTTGACCAGTAACACCTTTCGCCTTATCGCTTGCTAAAAAGAGCGCATAATCAGCAATTTCATCTACTGATAATAAACGCTTTTGAGGTACAAGCGGGTAAATGACCAATTCCAAGGCCTTTTCCAATGGAATGTTTCTAGTGTTTGCAAGATCTTGCAGCTGATTTCTAACAAGTGGGGTATCAACATAACCGGGACATAATGCATTCACTGTTATGCCGTGCTCTGCTCCTTCTAATGCAGCCACTTTCGTTAGTCCGACCACACCATGTTTCGCACTGTTATAACCAGCTTTCCCGGCAAAACCAATTAAACCGTTGATGGATGCCATGTTAAGAATACGACCAAAGCCGTTCTTTTTCATTAATGGAAAGACATGCTTGGTAGCCATGAATGGTGCGATAAGCATTATTTTCAGCAATAATTCGTACTTTTCAGTAGAGAACTCTTCGATAGGCGCAACGTGTTGCATCCCTGCATTATTGATCAGGATATCTAGGGACCCAAAATGTTCATATGTCTGGTCCAATGCACTTTTTACTTCTTCTTCTTTTGTCACATCACATTTAACCCCAAACACTTCATGCCCTTTGTCCTTCAATTGTTTGACCGCTTTTTCAATTCCTTCTTCGTTAATATCGGAAATAGCGACTTTCGCTCCATTCTCAGCAAAACGTTCCCCGATCTCATACCCTATTCCTTGTGCTGCCCCTGTGATAAATACAACTTTATTCTCAACCATCTTATTTCCTCCATTCCATTTTTACATAATTCCGATGCTTGCCATAATAATAGCCACCACAACAGCTACAGTTGGAATCAATAATGCTACCACTGCGATGTCCTTATAAGAATCTTTATGGGTTAGACCCGTTACCGCAAAAAGCGTAAGTAATGCGCCATTATGAGGTAAAATTGAAGCCCCTGAGGCAATGGCAGCAATACGGTGAAAGGCATCTGGATTCATTCCGGTAGATTGCGCCAATTGATAATATTGGTCTCCCAAAGCTTCCAGGGCGATACCCATACCTCCTGATGCAGAACCTGTAATCATCGCCATTAACTGAACGGACAATGCCTCGGAAATTAAGGGGTTCCCTTTTATCCCAAGTAGAATATCCGTTAACGTTTCAAAACCAGGAGCAGCAGTAACGACAGCACCGAAACCTACTGCTGCACTCGTATTGATGATGGCCATTACAGAACCAGATGCACCGCCATTAATTGCTCCAATAAACGATTTGTATTTTTTTATATTAAAAAGCATGATAGCCAATGTTCCCACAATCAGGGATGGAATGATGTCCCACTTAAAACCATTTAGTGTGATTACCACAATTAATAATGGCAGGAAGGACAATATCCAGTTAGGTAATTCTTCAGCTTTGATTTGTTTTACTTCCTGGCCC
Proteins encoded in this region:
- a CDS encoding 3-hydroxybutyrate dehydrogenase translates to MVENKVVFITGAAQGIGYEIGERFAENGAKVAISDINEEGIEKAVKQLKDKGHEVFGVKCDVTKEEEVKSALDQTYEHFGSLDILINNAGMQHVAPIEEFSTEKYELLLKIMLIAPFMATKHVFPLMKKNGFGRILNMASINGLIGFAGKAGYNSAKHGVVGLTKVAALEGAEHGITVNALCPGYVDTPLVRNQLQDLANTRNIPLEKALELVIYPLVPQKRLLSVDEIADYALFLASDKAKGVTGQAVVMDGGYTAQ
- a CDS encoding GntP family permease; this encodes MFSIIVGLVLLMLLAYLGWSIIWIAPLVSAVVALLSGLDLLPAYTQTYMTGFVDFAKQWFPVFLLGAIFGKLMEDTGAAQAVAFKITQLLGKKRAILGVLIAAAVLTYGGVSLFVVVFAIYPLAIALFREADISRKLLPGTFALGAFTFTMTALPGTPQIQNLIPIPYFKTTPLSAPIMGIVAGLIMAVGGYFYLKWREGRLTKVGDTFDEPKGGQEVKQIKAEELPNWILSFLPLLIVVITLNGFKWDIIPSLIVGTLAIMLFNIKKYKSFIGAINGGASGSVMAIINTSAAVGFGAVVTAAPGFETLTDILLGIKGNPLISEALSVQLMAMITGSASGGMGIALEALGDQYYQLAQSTGMNPDAFHRIAAIASGASILPHNGALLTLFAVTGLTHKDSYKDIAVVALLIPTVAVVVAIIMASIGIM